The DNA window TCGACCTGGCGGGCCAGGGCCTCGAAGTAGGGGCGGGACGTCATCTCAGTTCTCTCCGTTCTGCTGGATCTCGCGCGACGAGGACACGATGTGGTCCACGAAGCCGTAGTCGAGGGCCTCCGCGGCGCTGAACCAGTGATCGCGGTCGGAGTCGGCGAGGATCTGCTCGATGCTGTGGCCCGTGTGGGCGGCGGTGATCTCGGCGAGCTCGTGCTTCATGGCGATAATGAGATCCGCGTTGATGCGGATGTCGGTGGCCGAGCCGCCGGCCCCGCCGGAGGGCTGGTGCATGAGCACGCGCGCATGGGGAGTGATGTAGCGCTTGCCCTTGGCGCCGGCGCTCAGGAGGAACTGCCCCATGGAGGCGGCCAGGCCCGTGGCGACGGTGACGACGTCGGGCTTGACGTACTGCATGGTGTCGTAGATGGCCATACCGGCCGTCACGGACCCGCCGGGGCTGTTGATGTAGAGGTAGATGTCCCGGTTGGGGTCCTCCGCGTCGAGCAGCAGCATCTGGGCGCAGATGGCGTTGGCGTTGTCGTCGCGCACCTCGGAGCCGAGCCAGATGATGCGCTCCTTGAGGAGGCGGTTGTAGATGGAGTCGGTCAGGCCGAGTCCGGCGCCGGTGGGCTCGGCGCTCCTGGGCGCGATGTGCTCGCTCACGTCAGTCCTCTCGTGTTCAGTCTCGCCAACGCTAACGCCGCGGACGCGGACCCCATGCCCGCGATCGGGCGCTTTCGCTCACGGCACAGGGTCCGCCCGCCCCCGATCGGGCCGTGAGGGAGCGCACCCGCCGGAAGGGCGGGCGGTGGGTTAGGCTTCCCTCAACCTATTTATAACGGTCCAAGGAGGGAAAAATGTCGACCGTCGGCGCTGCGCCGCGCGGGCCCGGCGCGGGCCCCGGCGCCACGGGCGGCGACCTGGTCCTGGAGCACGTGACCATGGTGCGCCGCGGCCTCACACTCGTGGACGACCTGTCACTCACGGTCCGCCCCGGACAGACCCTGGCCGTCACCGGCCCCTCGGGCGCGGGCAAGACGACGCTCCTGCGGGCCGTCTCCGGCCTGTCCCCCACCGACGGCGGTTCCGTCGCGCGCCCCGCTGGCCGCCTGTCCCAGGTGTTCCAGGAGCCGCGCCTGCTGCCCTGGTACTCCGCGCACCGCAATATCTCGCTCATTGTGGACGGCCCCGCACCGGACCTGACGGCGGTGCAGTGGCTCGAGCGCGTGGGGCTGGCCGGCGCGGGCCACCTGCCCCCGGCGCGACTGTCGGGCGGCATGCGCCAGCGCGTGGCCATCGCCCGGGCGCTGGCCGCCTCGCCGACCCTCCTGCTCGTCGACGAGCCCTTCTCGGCCCTGGACCGCCCGCTGGCCGCCGCCCTGCGGGCCGACCTCATCGAGCTCCTGGCCGACCAGAGCGTGGTGACCGTCTGGGTGACCCACGACCCCGAGGAGGCCGAGGAGGTCTCCCACCTCCACCTGCACCTGGACGGCCCGCCCGGCGCCTGGCGCCTGACCGCCTGAGCGGCCGGGCGCCGTCGCCCCCGGCCCCCTCACCGACTGACCCGCCGCCGATCGGCCCCTCACGAACCGACCGGGATCCCCGACCACACCCGCCGACCACCTCGCTCAACGAAAGGAACCCCGCATGATCAAGCGCCGCTCCCTCCTCTCCCTGGCCGGCATCGGCCTGCTGACCCCCGCGGTCCTGGCCGCCTGCTCCTCCCAGGGAGCCCCGACGGCCGCCGGATCCGCCGGCGCCTCGGGAACCGGGGCCGGGCCCCTCGACGTCCTGCGCGTCCACACCCCCACCACCCTCGCCTACGCCGCCCCCATGACCTCCTTCGGCACCTACGGCCACCTCGACGGCGTCGTCGGGGAGGTCAAGAAGGACAACTGGGCCAGCGTCGACGTGCTCAAGTCACTGCTCGTCAACGGGGAGACGGACCTGGCGGCGACCCCCTCCTACGCCGCCGCGAACCTGTTCAACAAGGGCGTGCCGGTGCGCCTGATCGCCATGCAGGTGTGGGGCATGCTCTACGTCATCGGCCCCTCGGGCTCGTCCGCCCAGGGCCTGGAGGCGCTGCGCGGCCAGCGGGTGGGCGTGCCCATGCCGGGCAATATGCCCGACCTCGTCTTCCGCTACCTGCTCGGACAGAAGGGGTGGAACGCCGACTCCGACCTGACCATCGCGCCCTACCCCGACGGCCAGGGGGCGCTGAACGCGCTGCTGACCGGGGAGGTCGACTACGCCGTCCTGCCCGAGCACCCGGCCAGCGTCAGCCTGGCCAAGGCCCAGCAGCAGGGCAAGGCCCTGGAGCGCACGGTCGACCTCCAGGCGCTGTGGGCCGAGGTCACCGGCGGCGAGGCCCGCTTCCCCATGGCCGGCCTGGTCATGCCCAGCGCGCTCACCGAGAACTCCGCGCTCGTGGGCGCCGTGCTGAGCGAGCTCGAGGCGGCCGTCGCGGACGTCAACGCCATGTCGGAGGAGACGGTGGCGGCGATCTCGAGCGCCAACGACGTGCCCGCCCCGATCGTCAAGGAGGTCATCCCGCGCCTGCAGCTCAAGATCGTCGCCGCCGCCGACGCCAAGAGCGAACTGGAGGACTTCTACACGAGGCTGTCCACGCTCAATCCCGACATTATCGGCGGGTCCCTGCCGGCCGCGGACTTCTACGTCGCCGACCCGCGCTGATGCCTCGACGGCGATCCTGGGCCGAGCGGCTGCGCTCCGCCCTGCTGTGGTGGACGGGCATCGCGCTGGCGGTGCTCATCTGGCACATGGCGGCCCGCACCCAGCCCCAGTACGTGCTGCCGGGCCCGCAAACCACCTGGACGGCGCTGCTCGGGCTCGTCCGCGACGGGGAGCTCGGCGGCGCGCT is part of the Actinomyces sp. oral taxon 414 genome and encodes:
- a CDS encoding ABC transporter substrate-binding protein, producing MIKRRSLLSLAGIGLLTPAVLAACSSQGAPTAAGSAGASGTGAGPLDVLRVHTPTTLAYAAPMTSFGTYGHLDGVVGEVKKDNWASVDVLKSLLVNGETDLAATPSYAAANLFNKGVPVRLIAMQVWGMLYVIGPSGSSAQGLEALRGQRVGVPMPGNMPDLVFRYLLGQKGWNADSDLTIAPYPDGQGALNALLTGEVDYAVLPEHPASVSLAKAQQQGKALERTVDLQALWAEVTGGEARFPMAGLVMPSALTENSALVGAVLSELEAAVADVNAMSEETVAAISSANDVPAPIVKEVIPRLQLKIVAAADAKSELEDFYTRLSTLNPDIIGGSLPAADFYVADPR
- a CDS encoding ATP-dependent Clp protease proteolytic subunit, which codes for MSEHIAPRSAEPTGAGLGLTDSIYNRLLKERIIWLGSEVRDDNANAICAQMLLLDAEDPNRDIYLYINSPGGSVTAGMAIYDTMQYVKPDVVTVATGLAASMGQFLLSAGAKGKRYITPHARVLMHQPSGGAGGSATDIRINADLIIAMKHELAEITAAHTGHSIEQILADSDRDHWFSAAEALDYGFVDHIVSSSREIQQNGEN
- a CDS encoding ATP-binding cassette domain-containing protein, encoding MSTVGAAPRGPGAGPGATGGDLVLEHVTMVRRGLTLVDDLSLTVRPGQTLAVTGPSGAGKTTLLRAVSGLSPTDGGSVARPAGRLSQVFQEPRLLPWYSAHRNISLIVDGPAPDLTAVQWLERVGLAGAGHLPPARLSGGMRQRVAIARALAASPTLLLVDEPFSALDRPLAAALRADLIELLADQSVVTVWVTHDPEEAEEVSHLHLHLDGPPGAWRLTA